A stretch of Carnobacterium iners DNA encodes these proteins:
- a CDS encoding ArsR/SmtB family transcription factor, giving the protein MDYEAYAKVMKALSDPKRVKIIDMLSYGALCACDILEQFDFTQPTLSHHIKVLVDAGLVTVEKTGTWHHYSLNEMKMDQLVTETIKIASVRTTAIG; this is encoded by the coding sequence ATGGACTACGAAGCTTATGCAAAAGTAATGAAGGCCTTATCTGATCCGAAACGTGTTAAAATAATAGACATGCTTTCTTATGGAGCACTATGCGCTTGCGATATTCTGGAGCAATTTGATTTCACACAGCCAACTTTATCTCATCACATAAAAGTTTTAGTAGATGCGGGTCTAGTGACCGTAGAAAAAACAGGAACGTGGCATCATTATTCGTTAAATGAAATGAAAATGGATCAATTAGTAACAGAGACAATTAAAATTGCTTCAGTAAGAACCACAGCCATTGGCTAA